The proteins below are encoded in one region of Streptomyces marianii:
- a CDS encoding HD domain-containing protein, which produces MAKLTLDQVEAIARDAHAHQTDKAGRPYAEHIRAVADGVRTRGGTDEQIAAAWLHDAIEDDALSREWLAAAELPQQVKDLVDAMTKRPGEDAESYARRILATPGARLVKEADLAHNADPDRLALLDEPTRARLTAKYATMRRLLGLTAG; this is translated from the coding sequence ATGGCCAAACTCACGCTCGACCAGGTCGAGGCGATCGCCCGGGACGCCCACGCGCACCAGACGGACAAGGCAGGACGGCCCTACGCCGAGCACATCCGGGCGGTGGCGGACGGAGTGAGGACGCGGGGCGGCACCGACGAGCAGATCGCCGCCGCCTGGCTGCACGACGCGATCGAGGACGACGCGCTGTCGCGGGAATGGCTGGCCGCAGCCGAACTCCCGCAACAGGTGAAGGACTTGGTGGACGCCATGACCAAGCGCCCGGGGGAGGACGCCGAGTCGTACGCCCGGCGCATCCTCGCCACACCGGGCGCCCGTCTCGTCAAGGAGGCAGACCTGGCCCACAACGCCGATCCGGACCGGCTCGCCCTGCTCGACGAACCGACCCGGGCCCGGCTCACCGCCAAGTACGCGACGATGAGGCGGCTGCTCGGCCTGACAGCCGGGTGA
- a CDS encoding acyltransferase family protein — translation MFHAPNGLQRDRVPDASREPEPLPGRTATAEATPPAPPEPAAQEAPAAQVKRRDAYFDNAKYLAIVLVAVAHAWEPVMDGSRATRAAYMFVYTFHMPAFIIISGYFSRSFQARPDQLKRLVSGVVVPFFVFEAAYTLFKRWADDDPDYPFSLTDPLYLTWFLIALFVWRLSTPLWRSIKYPLAVALVIASLGSLTPGIGQDLDLQRILQFLPFFVLGLSMRPEHFQMLRRREVRLLALPVVAGAAVFTYWVAPDVRMGWFYRSTSAEELDAPWWAGPLMTFGLFGCALLLTAAFLAWVPRRRTWFTVLGAGTICGYLLHGFLVKSLDYLGLVAQYPWLAEPAGEIAVTLVTAAAVTLFCTPPVRRALRFATEPELSWAFRRDVTRLSGRAAASSSRTWR, via the coding sequence ATGTTCCACGCTCCGAATGGATTGCAGAGGGACCGCGTCCCCGACGCCTCCCGTGAGCCGGAGCCCCTCCCAGGGAGGACAGCGACGGCCGAAGCGACACCGCCCGCCCCACCGGAACCGGCGGCGCAGGAGGCACCGGCGGCGCAGGTCAAGAGACGCGACGCCTACTTCGACAACGCCAAGTACCTCGCCATCGTGCTGGTGGCGGTGGCGCACGCGTGGGAGCCGGTGATGGACGGCAGCCGCGCCACCAGGGCGGCGTACATGTTCGTCTACACCTTCCACATGCCGGCGTTCATCATCATCTCCGGCTACTTCTCGCGGAGTTTCCAGGCCCGCCCCGACCAGCTGAAGCGGCTGGTCAGCGGTGTCGTGGTGCCGTTCTTCGTCTTCGAGGCCGCCTACACGCTCTTCAAGCGGTGGGCCGACGACGACCCCGACTACCCCTTCAGCCTGACCGATCCGCTGTACCTCACGTGGTTCCTGATCGCGCTGTTCGTGTGGCGGCTGTCGACGCCGCTGTGGCGTTCCATCAAGTATCCGCTGGCGGTGGCCCTGGTCATCGCGTCGCTCGGCTCGCTCACCCCGGGCATCGGTCAGGACCTCGACCTCCAGCGCATCCTGCAGTTCCTGCCGTTCTTCGTGCTGGGTCTGTCGATGCGGCCGGAGCACTTCCAGATGCTGCGGCGCCGGGAGGTGCGGCTGCTGGCGCTTCCGGTGGTCGCGGGCGCGGCGGTGTTCACCTACTGGGTGGCGCCGGACGTACGGATGGGCTGGTTCTACCGCTCGACCAGCGCCGAGGAGCTGGACGCGCCGTGGTGGGCGGGTCCGCTGATGACCTTCGGGCTGTTCGGCTGCGCGCTGCTGCTGACAGCCGCCTTCCTCGCCTGGGTACCGCGCCGCAGGACGTGGTTCACCGTGCTGGGCGCGGGCACCATCTGCGGCTACCTGCTCCACGGCTTCCTGGTGAAGTCCCTGGACTACCTGGGACTGGTGGCCCAGTACCCGTGGCTGGCGGAGCCGGCCGGGGAGATCGCGGTCACGCTCGTCACGGCCGCGGCCGTGACGCTGTTCTGCACCCCGCCGGTGCGACGTGCGCTGCGGTTCGCGACCGAGCCCGAACTGTCGTGGGCGTTCCGACGGGACGTCACCCGGCTGTCAGGCCGAGCAGCCGCCTCATCGTCGCGTACTTGGCGGTGA
- a CDS encoding helix-turn-helix domain-containing protein, producing MGADLSTGQRVARARRRIGWDQAQLAAAVDRSVSWVSKVETGRLPLDRMSILGQLAEVLGVEVIELTGQPYRHETSELDSGHASIPGLRLALQQATMPGGAALIATTELPTLPDLVSRVAAAEQLRQDAKFTALGDVLPQILRDLIVLCDAVTGDDVGQAEALMLRASHMARVSSNLLGHHDLGWSAVQRELVAAERAESPVLQAAARWDLCGVWLHEGELNAARDMARRALDDLEPHMAAGDEPVRALWGAMHLRAAVAWSRLWHRAEAESHLAEARQVATGLPDDGNVFQTQFNAVNTEIHSVEVSLELGHPRDVSSRAELVDVMRIASGERQSHFWVCTAAGHMMNRKAAPAAEAILRADSIAPQHVRNRPVARNLVDDLRSTDRHARTEEIRRLAAHMKLG from the coding sequence ATGGGGGCGGATCTGAGCACAGGACAGCGCGTAGCGAGGGCAAGGCGCCGAATCGGCTGGGACCAAGCTCAACTGGCCGCCGCCGTTGATCGCTCTGTGAGCTGGGTCTCCAAGGTCGAAACAGGACGACTGCCTCTCGACCGCATGAGCATTCTGGGGCAGCTCGCGGAAGTGCTGGGCGTGGAGGTCATAGAGCTGACGGGGCAGCCCTACCGTCACGAAACCTCCGAGCTGGACTCCGGACATGCCTCCATCCCCGGTCTCCGCCTCGCCCTCCAGCAAGCCACGATGCCCGGTGGCGCCGCTCTCATCGCCACGACCGAGCTTCCGACCCTCCCAGATCTCGTAAGTCGGGTGGCGGCAGCGGAGCAGCTGAGGCAGGACGCCAAGTTCACGGCGCTTGGCGATGTCCTCCCGCAGATCCTCCGGGACCTGATCGTTCTGTGCGACGCGGTCACGGGTGACGATGTGGGACAGGCGGAGGCTCTGATGCTTCGCGCCAGTCACATGGCCCGCGTCTCCTCGAACCTCCTTGGCCATCATGACCTCGGGTGGAGCGCTGTCCAGCGAGAGCTGGTAGCCGCCGAGCGCGCAGAGTCCCCGGTCCTTCAGGCTGCCGCCCGATGGGACCTTTGCGGCGTCTGGCTCCATGAGGGAGAGCTGAATGCGGCGCGGGACATGGCTCGTCGCGCTCTGGATGATCTCGAACCGCACATGGCTGCGGGGGATGAGCCTGTCCGCGCTCTCTGGGGTGCGATGCACCTTCGGGCGGCCGTTGCGTGGTCTCGTCTCTGGCACCGAGCTGAGGCCGAGTCGCACCTTGCCGAGGCGCGGCAGGTCGCGACCGGGCTGCCCGATGACGGGAACGTCTTCCAGACGCAGTTCAACGCGGTCAACACGGAGATTCACTCGGTGGAGGTCAGCTTGGAGTTGGGCCACCCTCGTGACGTTTCCTCGCGTGCCGAGCTGGTTGATGTCATGCGCATTGCCTCTGGCGAGCGGCAGTCTCACTTCTGGGTCTGCACTGCCGCCGGCCACATGATGAACCGCAAGGCGGCGCCTGCGGCTGAAGCGATCCTGCGGGCCGACTCGATCGCGCCGCAACATGTGCGAAACCGGCCGGT